A region of Geobacillus sp. 46C-IIa DNA encodes the following proteins:
- a CDS encoding peptidylprolyl isomerase: MKKWMMAAAVVSLMALSACNNGDSEAIVETKSGDITKDEFYHEMKERVGKTVLRDLIDEKVLSKKYKVTDEEIDREIERIKEAYGTQYDLAVQQNGEKVIREMIKLDLLRTKAAIEDIKVTDKELKEYYDNYKPKVRASHILVKDEKTAKEVKAKLDKGEDFAKLAKEYSQDPGSASNGGDLGWFGPGKMVKEFEDAAYKLKVGEVSDPIKTDYGYHIIKVTDKEKKKSFNEMKDEITFEVKRSKLDPAAMQSKVDELVKDADVKIKDKDLQDVLGQQ; this comes from the coding sequence ATGAAAAAATGGATGATGGCTGCCGCCGTTGTTTCGCTGATGGCTTTGTCGGCCTGCAATAACGGCGATTCAGAAGCAATTGTCGAGACAAAAAGCGGCGATATTACGAAGGATGAATTTTATCATGAGATGAAAGAGCGCGTCGGTAAGACGGTGCTTCGCGACTTGATCGACGAAAAAGTGTTAAGCAAAAAATACAAGGTGACTGATGAAGAGATCGACCGCGAAATCGAGCGGATTAAGGAGGCGTACGGCACACAGTACGACTTGGCCGTACAACAAAACGGGGAAAAAGTGATCCGCGAGATGATCAAGCTCGACTTGCTGCGGACGAAAGCGGCGATTGAGGACATTAAAGTGACGGATAAAGAGCTGAAAGAGTATTATGACAACTACAAGCCGAAAGTTCGTGCCAGCCATATTTTAGTGAAAGATGAAAAAACGGCAAAAGAAGTGAAAGCGAAGCTCGACAAAGGCGAGGACTTCGCCAAGCTGGCGAAAGAGTATTCACAAGATCCTGGTTCGGCATCGAACGGCGGTGATTTAGGCTGGTTCGGCCCGGGGAAAATGGTCAAAGAGTTTGAAGATGCCGCCTATAAGCTGAAAGTCGGTGAAGTAAGCGATCCGATCAAAACGGATTACGGTTACCATATCATCAAAGTGACGGATAAGGAAAAGAAAAAATCGTTTAACGAAATGAAAGATGAAATTACGTTTGAAGTGAAACGGAGCAAACTTGACCCGGCGGCGATGCAGTCGAAAGTGGACGAGCTCGTGAAAGATGCCGATGTCAAGATCAAGGACAAAGATTTGCAAGATGTGCTCGGGCAACAGTAA
- a CDS encoding YhaI family protein, which produces MESLEKRVAKLEFHQSLLMEMVDEAKKPFYSLIIRADLTKEEVDAFLSFCQELAEQYEQQKAEGLTIFTPLLVQFVGMLHPNLPLEQTVDALLAQQMFVPLMTELKTLIRTVS; this is translated from the coding sequence ATGGAATCGTTGGAAAAGCGAGTGGCCAAGCTCGAATTTCACCAGTCATTGCTGATGGAAATGGTGGATGAAGCGAAAAAACCGTTTTACTCCCTCATCATCCGCGCCGATTTAACAAAGGAAGAAGTCGACGCGTTCCTTTCGTTTTGCCAGGAGCTCGCCGAACAATATGAGCAGCAAAAAGCGGAAGGATTGACGATCTTTACTCCCCTGCTCGTGCAATTTGTCGGGATGCTTCATCCGAACCTTCCGCTTGAACAAACAGTTGATGCCCTGTTAGCCCAACAAATGTTTGTGCCGCTCATGACCGAGCTAAAAACGCTCATCCGAACCGTCAGTTAG
- a CDS encoding HIT family protein, whose product MSDCIFCKIIDGELPAAKVYEDEHVLSFLDISQVTKGHTLVIPKVHTENVFTLTPDVASRLFRVVPMIANALNKAFSPAGLNLLNNNGEPAGQTVFHYHLHLIPRYGKGDGFGAVWKSHASDYTPADLQAIAATIREQLN is encoded by the coding sequence GTGAGCGATTGCATTTTTTGCAAAATTATTGACGGCGAACTGCCGGCGGCAAAAGTGTACGAAGACGAGCACGTACTCTCCTTTTTGGACATCAGCCAAGTGACGAAAGGGCATACACTTGTCATCCCGAAAGTACATACGGAAAACGTTTTTACCCTCACGCCTGATGTAGCCAGCCGGCTGTTTCGCGTCGTGCCAATGATCGCCAACGCACTGAATAAAGCATTCTCGCCAGCCGGGCTCAATTTGCTGAACAACAACGGCGAACCGGCCGGGCAAACGGTGTTCCATTACCACCTTCACCTCATTCCGCGCTACGGCAAAGGCGACGGGTTTGGCGCCGTTTGGAAATCGCATGCAAGCGACTATACCCCTGCCGACTTGCAGGCGATCGCCGCCACCATCCGCGAGCAGCTCAATTAA
- a CDS encoding YjcZ family sporulation protein translates to MSAPYAGGFALIVVLFILLIIVGCACVIY, encoded by the coding sequence ATGAGCGCACCTTATGCCGGAGGCTTTGCGTTAATTGTCGTGCTGTTTATTTTGCTGATCATTGTCGGCTGTGCCTGCGTCATCTACTAA
- a CDS encoding HTH-type transcriptional regulator Hpr, whose product MKATEQHYSVKEAMLFSQRIAQLSKALWKSIEKDWQQWIKPFDLNINEHHILWIAYHFKGASISEIAKFGVMHVSTAFNFSKKLEEKGLLSFSKKQDDKRNTYIELTEKGEEVLMKLMETYDPTKNAVFNGALPLRELYGKFPEILEMMCIVRNIYGDDFMEIFERAFENIKEDFVEQDGKLVKRASKAEEHEKELAGQAN is encoded by the coding sequence ATGAAAGCGACAGAACAGCATTATTCCGTCAAAGAGGCTATGTTATTTAGCCAACGGATCGCCCAGCTGAGCAAGGCGCTGTGGAAATCGATTGAAAAAGATTGGCAGCAATGGATTAAGCCGTTTGACTTGAACATTAACGAACACCATATTTTATGGATTGCTTACCATTTCAAAGGTGCTTCGATTTCGGAAATCGCCAAATTTGGCGTGATGCACGTTTCGACGGCGTTTAACTTCTCGAAAAAGTTGGAAGAAAAAGGGCTGCTTTCGTTTTCGAAAAAGCAGGATGACAAGCGCAACACGTACATTGAGCTGACGGAAAAAGGCGAAGAAGTGCTGATGAAATTGATGGAGACGTACGATCCGACGAAAAACGCCGTCTTTAACGGGGCGCTGCCGCTGCGCGAGCTGTACGGGAAGTTTCCTGAAATTTTAGAAATGATGTGCATCGTCCGCAATATTTACGGAGACGATTTTATGGAGATTTTTGAGCGGGCGTTCGAAAACATAAAAGAAGATTTTGTCGAGCAGGACGGCAAGCTCGTCAAGCGGGCGTCAAAAGCGGAAGAGCACGAGAAGGAACTGGCCGGTCAGGCTAACTGA